The proteins below are encoded in one region of Hordeum vulgare subsp. vulgare chromosome 3H, MorexV3_pseudomolecules_assembly, whole genome shotgun sequence:
- the LOC123443437 gene encoding uncharacterized protein LOC123443437 isoform X3: MVPGTAPRPAAPMPAQPKKPPHMLVLGTGFVGRYVSERLLAQGWRVSGTCTSAGKKMELELLGMTASVFDATTSNLANLHALQDATHLLISIPPIPGVGDPLLSSHADLQTTLTSGWWTGRRPLRAPPTPPRAVCRRPAPTTMTLPSRWWPLRLGRWGLRTARGATACIAWLVPLLPAWVAGVDLGTAARETATTREGRVQADTGPGRTSSFAAAPRVLHLALRLRSAVAAYPRRPGADRGSPRAVARGLGGPLRQLDASRGHTLRAPLLQGLPRPRAPPLRPPSSPLLRGTAPAGKTRSRSFSGRPRSPP, translated from the exons ATGGTGCCAGGAACGGCGCCCAGGCCGGCGGCACCGATGCCCGCGCAGCCGAAGAAGCCTCCGCACATGCTCGTGCTCGGCACCGGCTTCGTCGGCCGCTACGTCTCGGAGCGCCTCCTGGCACAGGGATG GCGGGTGTCCGGGACGTGCACCAGTGCCGGCAAGAAGATGGAGCTCGAGTTGCTGGGTATGACTGCTTccgtcttcgatgccacaacaaGCAA CCTTGCAAATCTTCATGCTTTGCAAGATGCAACCCATTTGCTCATCTCCATTCCTCCCATCCCTGGGGTTGGTGATCCT TTGCTTTCCTCACATGCTGACCTGCAAACAACACTGACTAGTG GGTGGTGGACTGGACGGCGCCCTCTCCGCGCTCCTCCCACTCCGCCCAGAGCGGTCTGCCGTCGTCCGGCTCCGACGACGATGACTCTCCCTTCCCGATGGTGGCCCCTGCGTCTTGGACGATGGGGGTTGAGGACGGCCAGAGGAGCGACCGCATGCATCGCCTGGCTCGTGCCCCTGTTGCCAGCCTGGGTTGCCGGGGTGGACCTCGGGACGGCCGCTCGAGAGACCGCGACGACGAGGGAGGGCCGGGTGCAGGCGGACACAGGTCCTGGAAGGACGTCCTCCTTCGCCGCGGCGCCTCGCGTGCTCCACCTCGCGCTACGCCTTCGCAGCGCCGTCGCAGCCTATCCCCGCCGGCCAGGCGCGGATCGAGGGAGTCCTCGGGCCGTCGCTCGGGGGCTGGGAGGGCCACTGCGTCAGCTAGACGCCAGTCGAGGCCACACCTTGAGAGCTCCACTCCTGCAGGGGCTCCCAAGGCCACGGGCTCCGCCGCTGCGGCCACCCAGCTCGCCCCTGTTGCGAGGAACAGCACCAGCGGGAAAGACCCGGTCGAGGAGTTTTTCAGGACGGCCAAGAAGCCCACCATAG
- the LOC123443437 gene encoding uncharacterized protein LOC123443437 isoform X5 produces MGVEDGQRSDRMHRLARAPVASLGCRGGPRDGRSRDRDDEGGPGAGGHRSWKDVLLRRGASRAPPRATPSQRRRSLSPPARRGSRESSGRRSGAGRATASARRQSRPHLESSTPAGAPKATGSAAAATQLAPVARNSTSGKDPVEEFFRTAKKPTIASVIVDGLAAGVHIAAEAAVAAPLEFVDANLLQASGETVQLDAFSPTLSAAASDLGQFLRTTPSPANTMEVQLGAVTGRVRQLEIGGTVARPESRGLFRTTKQQPLIAIAPARRPAAPPKTRATSTPTRSSARQAVGSSVPVAHRASLRLVKELGLLGPRDKLTAEVAKALLQRFEEPLSDSDISVIARLTRLDSEALRVMARMNGPDGAADEATV; encoded by the coding sequence ATGGGGGTTGAGGACGGCCAGAGGAGCGACCGCATGCATCGCCTGGCTCGTGCCCCTGTTGCCAGCCTGGGTTGCCGGGGTGGACCTCGGGACGGCCGCTCGAGAGACCGCGACGACGAGGGAGGGCCGGGTGCAGGCGGACACAGGTCCTGGAAGGACGTCCTCCTTCGCCGCGGCGCCTCGCGTGCTCCACCTCGCGCTACGCCTTCGCAGCGCCGTCGCAGCCTATCCCCGCCGGCCAGGCGCGGATCGAGGGAGTCCTCGGGCCGTCGCTCGGGGGCTGGGAGGGCCACTGCGTCAGCTAGACGCCAGTCGAGGCCACACCTTGAGAGCTCCACTCCTGCAGGGGCTCCCAAGGCCACGGGCTCCGCCGCTGCGGCCACCCAGCTCGCCCCTGTTGCGAGGAACAGCACCAGCGGGAAAGACCCGGTCGAGGAGTTTTTCAGGACGGCCAAGAAGCCCACCATAGCCTCCGTCATCGTCGATGGCCTGGCAGCCGGCGTCCACATCGCCGCAGAGGCGGCAGTGGCGGCCCCCCTTGAGTTCGTAGATGCCAATCTGCTCCAGGCCTCCGGCGAGACAGTGCAGCTGGACGCGTTCAGTCCAACGCTGTCGGCTGCAGCCTCCGATCTGGGACAGTTCCTCAGAACCACCCCATCGCCAGCTAACACCATGGAGGTCCAGCTCGGGGCGGTTACGGGACGCGTCAGGCAGCTGGAGATCGGAGGAACCGTCGCTAGGCCGGAGTCGCGGGGCCTCTTCCGGACGACCAAGCAGCAGCCGCTGATTGCCATTGCCCCCGCGCGCCGTCCCGCGGCGCCGCCGAAGACTAGGGCCACCTCTACCCCGACTCGCTCCAGCGCGCGGCAAGCTGTCGGGTCGTCGGTGCCAGTGGCACATCGCGCTTCCCTGCGCCTTGTCAAGGAGCTCGGTCTGCTCGGCCCTCGAGACAAGCTGACGGCAGAAGTTGCGAAGGCGCTCTTACAACGTTTTGAAGAGCCCTTGTCCGACAGTGACATCTCGGTCATCGCCAGGCTGACCCGTCTGGACAGCGAGGCGCTGCGGGTCATGGCTCGCATGAACGGCCCCGACGGAGCTGCCGATGAGGCCACCGTGTAA